ACACGGAGGGCGAGGAGGCAGTCAACTTCCAAATCACCATGTCGATTGGTCTGCTGATCGGGTTTCTCCTGGCGTCCATACACCCGGTGTTCGGGATCGTACTCATAGCCGTGGCGGTAGTCGACTTGGTTTTCGTGCTGATTGCCTCCACTAAGGCCAACGTGGGCGAATCGTACCGTTATCCTCTGGCGTTCCGGTTCTTCAAGTAGTCTCGGGCATCGCCTTCAGCGGGCAATCCGGTATTCGCAGAGTGCCGGAGGCGAGGAGGTCTTGAGCAACAGCTTTTGGTCCCGCGGCTC
This genomic window from Candidatus Hydrogenedentota bacterium contains:
- a CDS encoding DUF4870 domain-containing protein, producing TEGEEAVNFQITMSIGLLIGFLLASIHPVFGIVLIAVAVVDLVFVLIASTKANVGESYRYPLAFRFFK